One segment of Panicum virgatum strain AP13 chromosome 3K, P.virgatum_v5, whole genome shotgun sequence DNA contains the following:
- the LOC120698474 gene encoding uncharacterized protein LOC120698474: MEGLIPFIYRAVVQYRKEGQVSFGDLLFDEPSPTSYFRLPGDSGRYQVTAATDLFSRTAADSGSAGAIRRSPARCPMQRRRALDRES, from the coding sequence ATGGAAGGCCTCATCCCGTTCATCTACAGGGCCGTCGTGCAGTACAGGAAGGAAGGGCAGGTCTCCTTCGGCGACCTCTTGTTCGACGAGCCGTCGCCGACGTCCTACTTCCGCCTCCCGGGGGACTCCGGCCGGTACCAGGTGACGGCGGCGACCGATCTCTTCTCCCGGACGGCTGCGGACTCCGGTTCCGCCGGCGCCATACGGCGGTCTCCGGCGAGGTGCCCgatgcagcgccgccgcgccctagaCCGTGAATCGTGA